DNA from Onthophagus taurus isolate NC chromosome 2, IU_Otau_3.0, whole genome shotgun sequence:
atttatatttataaggTTGGTACGAAATGTAACGATTGTTCCGTTCAAATAAATGTCAAGTTTTTATGTCAACcgacttttttatttagtaaATCTTTTTCGcatgtaataaaaatgaatggaaacttaaataatatacaaaatggagataaaattttaaaagatatcacACTAATTCCCAATAGTAACGATAATCAGGCGTAAGTATTGGGTTCAATTTCTTTGTAagcaattaattcaatttttatattattataatattattttagaattgCTATGCCTTTAAGTGCATTTCAACAGGAACTTGAAGAAGCTGCTAATGAGCCTTTATTCAATAATGTACAAGGTGATGAAAAATTGGCTGATTGTTCGTACACATCAGAAATAGATGCAGCCGATGAATTAGATGTAGCTAATACTTCTTTTTGTGAAGACGATAATTTATCATCAAGTTCAAATACTCCCAtaaaacctcaatttttaacgCCTTTAATAAATAAGCCTAATAAATATGTTGGATTCACTCCAAAATTAACAGAAATCCACGAAAATGTAAAATCTACCAATTTTATGCAAACaccaaataatattttacttggtttagataaaaaaccgattttaaagaattttatgaCTTGTTCACGATTAAAAGATTTACGTAACGTACCTAGCGATGATCTAAAATTAAGTAGAAAATTGAATATGTCTGTTGATGGGATTATTGAAAGAGCTGATCAAATATCGTTTAAACATTTACATGATGAAAAAAGGATACCGTTGAATAAAGCGGAATTAGTTGAACCTTTTAAAACGCCAAAAAGCGAATACAGGGCGGGTCAGAATTTGATTCAACACGCAGGGGTTGTATATTCCTCTCAAAAATCtgataaagaaaatgttttaaatcaattaacaaGTGTACcgaaattatcaataaaaaattcattacaAAGTGAGAAGAAGTTTCTTGCCTCGTTAAAGGatgaaaaaataacaaaaaatataccaGACACAAAACCTGTTCTAAAAGTAACTTCAAATGTGGTAAATCAAAATAGTCAAAGagaaaatcaccaaaatgaaaattcaaaaaaagaaaatttgaataaaatttgtacagTTTCAACAAATAACAACCTACAGCAATTTGATGAAATCattgtaaataatataaaatatctgGTTTTAAATGAATTGGGTAAAGGTGGATCATCTGTGGTGTACCTTTGTTATAACATGGATAAGAAAGTTCATAGagcaattaaaaaagttaatttaagaGGAGATAAGTTGTGTGTAGAGGGATATATTAATGAAGTCAGAATGATACATAAGTTACAAAATTGTGATAGAATAATCAAAATGTATTCATAGTAAgtatatttatattgttaAATGGAATTAGTTCTTAAGTACTAAGGGTACAGAGatagttaaaatttttctaatcccTTTGTATAAACTCTTCATACCCACAAAAGCTCATCATTTTATATCTCGATTTTATTTaggatatttatttatgtagaacttttttaaaatgtatctGAACACACAgaatttttacttttcaataacaaaaatttaggGTGTCAAATGTGTGGAATATaaccaataacttcgccatttgtggttttaaagaaaaatgtttcaaatgcaagtttctttattaaccatggcgcattttttggcgatatttgtattgtttttggttttgttgGTATGGCAaccattgttattttaaatgggatgcatatattttttttgtatactttAATAGAGGATAAATCTCTCTATGCGATGaatatatcaaatcatatggttgtataaaaaaacatcGAGAAGAAATGTGTTTTTTGAATGTATTAAATCAGGTAATTACAAACAAAGTAGGCACCGAATTAACAccgttgacagctttaaatgtcaaaaaaattacatgtTTTCGGATAGCGAACCGGAATTGGTATTATTTCGTCGTATTTCGAAAAATACTGAGAATTCTAAcgaataaattgatttagatTGCGCTCGTGTATTCTGCGAGGTTGATCTTAACAATCCAACATCGGatattttcgtttattttttactgACTACCTATCAAAGTGTCGCACAAGAAACCAACAAAGATGCAGAATAAATCAAAGCTAATTCAATAGCAAAAGACTACTCATGTTTGAAGGGTTGGACAGCAACATCCGctgaaattttagtttttgccATTATAATAATTCAAGGCatagtaaaaaaaaaccaaTGTGGAGTGGTATTGGACAAAGTGACAGTGTAGGAACCCCAATTTTCGTCTTATTCAAGATTTACGCTCTTGAGAAACTTCAttcattttgaagaaatgacaTCCATAGAAGAATGTCCAGATCtaaagttgaaaaaaatttagcCAATTTACCATTACCTGAATATGCGTTTCGCCGAAATGCTTACACCAGAAAGAGATATTTCTATAAACGAAAGCTTACTGCTTTATAAGGGACGACTAAGCTGGATTCCAAACACGCTTGATTTGGAATAAAAAGTTTCTTACTTTGTGAATCGAGCTCTGGACATACATATATGGAAAATTATCATATACACAGGGAAAAACACTTTATTGCTAACCGAATATAACGATTTGCCTAAAAGTACACAAATTGCTATGACTCTTATAAAAGATTTGTTAGGAAAAGGAGATTGTCTAACtactcataatttttatacgtCTCCTCAACTAACAGATCTATTGATAACACATAAAACAGATACATACGGGACATTGAGGTTGGGGCGTAAGGATGTTCCTGCAAATTTGAAATCACTAAATTAGGAAAGGTGTGTACCGGTCGCGCCAATCAACACTTCACAGATTACCCAATTTTAAGAAAGAGgaatagtatattgttttatatggaagagaagcagtgctttttatggcgtggtctgtcgcttagcgacgaacgcagtgagtcgctaatgacagatgagccgttaaaattgtggcgtgtccgacagtttgccggacgaacgaagtgagtccggcaatgacggaccagccacaaacgaatctgcttctcttccgaataaaacatagtattttttcttcaaacgttgcaaataatacggcgctaaagtgaaatgttcttcaacgttatggcgctaaagtgaaatttactttagcgccataacgctgaagtacttttttgctatgttgatcttagcaaccgtcgttatgcaacaatgacttacttctaccgcgagtaaacacgacaacaaagttgtcatttaatgacgtttgaagaaaaaatgttttacatgaAGATTTTTCTTCATTCATTGAATCAATCTATTTGGAACTGTCATgtgctttataaaaaaaatggggGCGGCAATTTACATGCACAGTTTCGGGTGGATCTGGCAGAGGCACTAattgaacaaaataaaattaaaactgcaTCAACTAGTTCAGCTAGAGGACAGCCAGGAACAACACCAAATCTACTATGACTGTCGGACCGCCATTTCCCGGATTTTGTGCCCCCAAcgaaaaatgaacaaaaatctACTATCTATTTTCTAAAAAGGACGAACTAGGGAAGAAAGTCAGGAGAGAAAGAAACAAGATACTGCTGTAAGGAATGTGATGTTGGACTTTGTGGAGTCAAAATATATCATAcccagaaatatttttaataaattccgtTTACGCaagcttttttctttttctttatgtttatcttgaaaaaatcatcacatttgttattttcaacaaaaatctgaccaaaataatcaataaagaaaatagataattttatGAGCATACTTTCGAAAATTTATCATTCAGTTAAGGGGTTAAGTTGCGTTCAGTGTATgtggttttatatttataccaaggacggtagaatctaagaggactgctacatcccgGGAACAAGTCGAAGgtccgttcgtgacgtcacgcataaacactagcactagaacgaGAAACATAcgagtttagccgtacgtatcttaagacggctaaaaccCGACTGTTTAGACTGatttagtattagttctacttttagttcaagaaaaatatacaataatctagcgcTCTGCTCTTCGCTCCCTAAGGAGATACGCCATTATTTTCGCCAttgaattatattttgaaatctcAAAGTTAAGTAATACGAGTTGAATATAGctttatgtacaaaaataaattgcatTGCAAATTACTTCACCAACTTATCTATTATGTTAATCGAAGTATTTgatactaaaataattttaaaatttttaggaaATTCCATAGTATATTAAATGTTGGTGAAATTATTTTCAGAGTGCAAAGATATTTTCCTCTATTTATATGTTAAAAGTAAAGACtaatatttcgaaaaatcTACTGTTAAAAAACATTCAGAAAaagattaacatttttttttatttttaagtgaaattataaaatcagAAAAAGTCCTGTATATAGTTATGGAATCAGGCGACCAGGATTTATCAAGTATACTAAAAGATTTATGTTCAAATACAACACATTTACCTATTTACATATTGATATATTATTGGATGGAAATGTTATTTGCTGTTAAACAAATTCACGAAAATggtatgttttaaaaaaattcttgtggcttattttatttcattacttTTTCTTTCAGGAATTATACATTCCGATTTAAAACCTGCAAATTTCCTCGCCGTTCgaggtaaattaaaattaatagacTTTGGAATCGCATCGACTGTTGAGCATGATATGACATCAGTAGTAAAGAATGTACAAATCGGTTCGTTTAATTATATTAGTCCGGAAGCTTTACACAATAACAGTCGAGACACACAAAAAGCCGAATTTaaggtattaaaaaaatatgataaaaatgattttttaattgtaggagtattatttttttgtagattaGTTATAAATCAGATGTTTGGTCATTGGGTTGCATTTTATATCAATTTGTCTATGGCAAAACTCCTTTTCAACACATTGGTAATATGTACGCGAAATTGGGTGCAATATTAGATCCTGAccagaaaattaattatcctgAAGCTAATTGGGTcccatcaaaaattatttcaaccATAAAAGACTGTCTTAAATACGACATGAAATCAAGACCTTCGAttgatgaattaattaatcaatatgATATTCatgtttaataactttttatgatTTCTTTTAAGTATGTAATAGTAcaaatatttaactttttttgatgattgtgtcaatactttaataatataattgtatacatttttattgtttgttgaaatttaaatgattatatatagaaacaaaatattaaacataGATGTCTTGTAACATGTGCATATATTATGTACTGTATGTATGTGTACCAtcatatgaaaaattattgtataatttaatttaatttaattggttaattaaatcaattctAAACAGTtctgaataagtttaaaacaagtttaatataatataaataagtttaggttattaattttttattttaatgattttttagtcGGTATTATATACTTAATGTATAAATAATGACCAAGTTTGTCATAATTTGTTAGGTAATGTGGAGTCGATAATGACAATGACTCAATACATTGTATTAAATTGATCCATTTTCCCTTGATGCTTTCATTATTAACGTTATAACGATGTTGTACAGATCATCACGGTGTCTTTGCTCAACGTCGACTCCTACATCAATACTTTGTAAGCTATTTGGCGTAAACCCAATAAGCACTAAACACGAAAATGGTTTGTGTGTGTATTTTTCTTCAAAGCCGGCTTTAATTTACAGTTATTTCATATTGATTTTGTTATCAATTAACTTGTTTGCAAGGGATGTAACGTCTTTAATGGAAATGGTGAaaggaaacaaaaattatttacaatttttaaatgaatttaatctGGTGATATATAACGTttattcgattattttaattggaTTGGCTTTGTTTAATcacaagaaaattattatttttttaaatttttgtgcaAAAATGGGGTTGGAAATACCAATTTGCGATTCgggaaaaaagaaattatatgttttgaatt
Protein-coding regions in this window:
- the LOC111425972 gene encoding dual specificity protein kinase TTK translates to MNGNLNNIQNGDKILKDITLIPNSNDNQAIAMPLSAFQQELEEAANEPLFNNVQGDEKLADCSYTSEIDAADELDVANTSFCEDDNLSSSSNTPIKPQFLTPLINKPNKYVGFTPKLTEIHENVKSTNFMQTPNNILLGLDKKPILKNFMTCSRLKDLRNVPSDDLKLSRKLNMSVDGIIERADQISFKHLHDEKRIPLNKAELVEPFKTPKSEYRAGQNLIQHAGVVYSSQKSDKENVLNQLTSVPKLSIKNSLQSEKKFLASLKDEKITKNIPDTKPVLKVTSNVVNQNSQRENHQNENSKKENLNKICTVSTNNNLQQFDEIIVNNIKYLVLNELGKGGSSVVYLCYNMDKKVHRAIKKVNLRGDKLCVEGYINEVRMIHKLQNCDRIIKMYSYEIIKSEKVLYIVMESGDQDLSSILKDLCSNTTHLPIYILIYYWMEMLFAVKQIHENGIIHSDLKPANFLAVRGKLKLIDFGIASTVEHDMTSVVKNVQIGSFNYISPEALHNNSRDTQKAEFKISYKSDVWSLGCILYQFVYGKTPFQHIGNMYAKLGAILDPDQKINYPEANWVPSKIISTIKDCLKYDMKSRPSIDELINQYDIHV